The following proteins are co-located in the Candidatus Paracaedibacter acanthamoebae genome:
- a CDS encoding Lrp/AsnC family transcriptional regulator — MSNLDEIDLQILSDLQKDGRLTNVELARRAGISAPPCLRRVRGLEEAGVIRGYHADVSPSILGFGVAVFAQVGLHSQNESDLRAFEARIADWPLVRECHMVAGDADFLLKIVARNWDEYQRFLSNELTSTPNVRNVKSKLVVRTSKHLPGVPVEEVNL; from the coding sequence ATGTCGAATTTAGATGAAATCGATTTACAAATACTTAGTGATCTTCAAAAAGATGGTCGTTTGACCAATGTTGAGCTAGCTCGAAGGGCTGGAATCTCTGCACCACCTTGTTTGCGGCGTGTCCGTGGATTAGAGGAAGCGGGCGTTATCCGAGGTTATCATGCCGATGTAAGTCCTTCTATTTTAGGGTTCGGGGTTGCTGTTTTTGCTCAGGTCGGCCTTCATAGCCAAAATGAGAGTGATTTGCGAGCTTTTGAAGCCAGAATTGCCGATTGGCCACTTGTCAGAGAATGCCATATGGTTGCGGGGGATGCCGATTTTCTGTTAAAAATCGTCGCCCGTAATTGGGATGAATATCAACGATTCTTGTCCAATGAATTAACCTCTACGCCGAACGTCAGAAATGTAAAGAGCAAATTGGTCGTTCGAACTTCTAAACACCTTCCTGGCGTTCCGGTCGAAGAAGTAAATTTGTAA
- a CDS encoding mechanosensitive ion channel family protein, with protein MKRIIYLSLFISTITTIVAAILYLIPNPNQVVWFKKGTEILLLMFSTWILLRLLNRFIWPGIRENFKLKISHLFIVIVNILIVFTLVFVITVGTLGLDVNAIITASGLITAGLAIALQGLVGDVAASIIIDLDRLYKIGDWIKLDDAIEGKITDIGWRHTELLTLTNTKIIINNGRVLATAIQNFGQGRAWAVDEFQISINHDIPSHRVQRIVETALHRHSTARQFYAEVLARTLDAGGVNYFVRYGLANQEQRWQTRHSIIDALRQELHAYDLRISEGLGEYGIVRGNQPLVEKEFSEQQQHLQRSNLFQGFSDHQLQKIIALSRPTFVPAATPIIHKGDKDRALYIIGEGTVEILLTDQQSRLLYSGDYFGEQGFLLGKSRTADVIAKTNVLLYRYSKTELEPILKLYPDALHQMLQLMVSRSKEMEEAITQSQQTSKHETLEEIIIKTVKEFLSA; from the coding sequence ATGAAGCGCATCATTTATCTGTCCTTATTTATCAGCACAATAACCACCATTGTGGCGGCTATCTTATATTTAATTCCTAATCCAAACCAAGTGGTTTGGTTCAAAAAGGGCACAGAGATTCTGCTGTTGATGTTTTCGACATGGATCCTCTTAAGACTGCTCAATCGTTTTATTTGGCCTGGCATTCGTGAAAATTTTAAACTCAAAATTTCCCATCTTTTTATTGTCATTGTGAATATATTAATTGTCTTTACCTTAGTATTTGTTATTACAGTAGGAACCCTTGGCCTTGACGTTAATGCTATTATTACGGCCAGCGGCCTTATTACAGCTGGCCTTGCCATTGCACTTCAAGGTCTCGTCGGAGATGTAGCTGCGTCTATTATTATTGATTTAGATAGACTTTATAAAATTGGAGACTGGATTAAGCTCGACGACGCTATAGAAGGAAAAATCACCGACATTGGATGGCGCCACACCGAACTCTTGACGCTCACCAACACTAAAATCATTATTAATAACGGTCGCGTCCTCGCGACTGCCATTCAAAACTTTGGCCAAGGTAGGGCCTGGGCTGTTGATGAGTTTCAGATTTCTATTAATCATGATATTCCATCCCATCGCGTACAACGTATTGTGGAAACCGCTTTGCATCGCCACAGCACAGCGCGTCAGTTCTATGCTGAAGTTCTTGCTCGCACCCTGGATGCAGGCGGCGTCAATTACTTTGTCCGTTATGGCCTTGCAAATCAGGAACAGCGTTGGCAAACTCGTCACAGCATTATTGATGCGTTGCGGCAAGAGCTTCACGCTTATGACTTAAGAATATCCGAAGGATTGGGTGAGTATGGAATTGTCCGAGGCAATCAGCCGTTGGTCGAAAAAGAGTTCTCTGAGCAGCAACAACACCTACAACGATCCAATTTATTCCAAGGATTTTCTGACCACCAACTACAGAAAATTATAGCCCTCTCCCGCCCCACTTTTGTGCCTGCAGCAACCCCCATTATCCATAAAGGAGACAAAGACAGAGCACTCTATATTATAGGCGAAGGGACCGTTGAAATTCTTCTCACTGATCAACAATCAAGACTCCTTTATAGTGGCGATTACTTTGGTGAACAGGGATTCCTTTTGGGTAAATCAAGAACTGCCGATGTTATTGCTAAAACAAATGTTTTACTTTACAGGTATTCCAAAACAGAATTAGAGCCCATCCTAAAACTTTACCCAGACGCTTTACATCAAATGCTCCAACTTATGGTGAGCCGATCCAAGGAAATGGAAGAAGCCATCACTCAGTCCCAGCAAACATCAAAACATGAAACTCTTGAAGAAATTATTATTAAAACTGTCAAAGAATTTTTATCGGCTTGA
- a CDS encoding DNA-3-methyladenine glycosylase I, protein MDKIRCVWVPLDKPDYQAYHDEEWGVPVHDDQHHFEMLILEGAQAGLSWYTILKRREGYRQAFANFDPVKVANMTDAELESILVNGNIIRNRLKVFATRKNAQVFLTIQKEFGSFDRYIWAFVGGKPVVNRPASMKDVRASTPESDALSKDLKKRGMSFVGSTIIYAYMQAIGMVDDHLIGCFKERKGAAPRMTQGVDIM, encoded by the coding sequence ATGGACAAAATAAGATGTGTTTGGGTACCGTTGGACAAACCCGATTACCAAGCTTATCATGATGAAGAATGGGGGGTTCCTGTCCATGATGATCAACACCATTTTGAAATGTTGATTTTAGAGGGGGCTCAAGCCGGTCTTAGCTGGTATACAATTCTTAAACGCAGAGAAGGATATCGCCAAGCATTTGCTAATTTTGATCCTGTAAAGGTTGCCAATATGACCGATGCAGAGTTAGAGAGTATTCTGGTAAACGGTAATATTATTCGCAATCGTTTAAAGGTTTTTGCAACGCGTAAGAATGCTCAGGTTTTTCTTACTATTCAAAAGGAATTTGGTTCATTCGATCGCTATATTTGGGCTTTTGTGGGGGGTAAGCCCGTGGTTAATCGGCCTGCCTCTATGAAAGATGTGCGTGCTAGTACCCCAGAATCTGATGCTTTATCCAAGGATTTGAAAAAGCGTGGGATGAGTTTTGTGGGGTCGACCATTATATATGCTTATATGCAGGCCATTGGTATGGTGGATGATCACCTGATTGGATGCTTTAAAGAAAGAAAGGGCGCTGCTCCTAGGATGACGCAGGGTGTCGATATTATGTGA
- the scpA gene encoding methylmalonyl-CoA mutase: MENQWKSLAEKELKNTSVGSLDWQTTDGISLSPLYTTTPSSETSFPGIPPYTRGVRATMYTNRPWTIRQYAGFSSAEATNAFYHECLRDGQTALSVAFDLATHRGYDSDHRRVAGDVGKAGVAIDTVEDIKRLFDGIPLDKMSVSMTMNGAVIPIMAFYIVAAEEQGVSQDKLSGTLQNDILKEFLVRNTFIYPPNFSMRIVGDIIAYCAKTIPRFNPISISGYHMHEAGATPAQELAYTLADGLEYVRAALKMGLEIDEFAPRLSFFFGIGMDFFSEVAKLRAARTLWYELMGQFNPTNPQSLMLRTHCQTSGVSLTYQDPLNNVIRTTIEAMAAVFGGTQSLHTNSYDEALGLPTQQSSRVARHTQLIIAEETNISKVVDPLGGSYYVESLTQALIDKARAYMAEIEELGGMTKAIQLGIPKRRIEEAAAERQIRLDNQEDIIVGVNKYQSDSQPTVEILEIDTDAVRGQQLENLATIKKQRDQTVVDKCLMELQEAAKGKANLLEAAIKAARARATLGEISLALEDVFGRYQAPVKTLTGVWQRAMTDDPNFKELKDQIKQFATENGRQPRILLTKLGQDGHDRGIKIIATAFADAGFDVDLAPLFLTPGEAAKQAIENDVHVVGISSLAAGHKTLIPSLIEELKKAGADDIKVICGGILPPQDHQYLLDAGVTALFTPGSSLLDVVRKTLAVI; the protein is encoded by the coding sequence ATGGAAAATCAGTGGAAAAGCCTTGCCGAGAAAGAGTTAAAGAACACATCCGTTGGATCTCTTGATTGGCAAACCACGGACGGTATTTCTTTAAGTCCACTTTATACAACCACACCCAGCAGTGAAACTTCTTTCCCAGGCATTCCCCCTTATACGCGCGGCGTTCGAGCAACCATGTACACCAATCGTCCTTGGACTATTCGGCAGTATGCCGGCTTTTCTTCAGCTGAAGCCACGAACGCTTTTTATCATGAATGTTTAAGGGACGGTCAAACAGCTTTATCGGTTGCGTTTGATCTGGCCACCCATCGAGGGTACGATTCTGATCACCGCCGCGTAGCCGGCGATGTGGGTAAAGCTGGCGTCGCCATTGATACCGTTGAGGATATAAAGCGCCTATTTGATGGAATCCCCCTGGATAAAATGAGTGTTTCCATGACAATGAATGGCGCCGTTATCCCGATTATGGCCTTTTATATTGTCGCTGCCGAAGAACAAGGCGTTTCTCAAGACAAACTGTCAGGTACCCTACAAAATGATATCTTAAAAGAATTTTTGGTACGCAATACTTTCATTTATCCACCTAACTTTAGCATGCGCATCGTCGGTGACATTATCGCCTATTGCGCTAAGACTATCCCCCGCTTTAATCCCATTTCAATTTCTGGCTACCACATGCATGAAGCAGGCGCCACCCCAGCACAGGAACTAGCCTATACCTTGGCAGATGGTTTGGAGTATGTACGGGCCGCCTTAAAGATGGGGTTAGAAATAGATGAGTTTGCCCCCCGATTATCTTTTTTCTTTGGGATAGGGATGGATTTTTTTAGCGAAGTCGCAAAGCTGAGGGCTGCTCGAACGCTGTGGTATGAGTTGATGGGACAATTTAATCCAACAAATCCCCAAAGCTTAATGTTACGAACCCATTGCCAAACGTCTGGCGTCAGCCTTACCTACCAAGATCCGCTTAATAATGTGATCCGCACGACCATTGAAGCTATGGCGGCTGTCTTCGGCGGAACTCAATCTCTTCATACAAACTCTTATGATGAAGCCTTGGGATTGCCGACTCAGCAAAGTTCCCGTGTAGCGCGTCACACTCAATTAATTATTGCAGAAGAAACAAATATTAGCAAAGTTGTCGATCCGTTAGGAGGCAGCTATTACGTCGAATCTCTAACCCAAGCTTTAATTGATAAAGCCCGCGCGTATATGGCTGAAATTGAGGAACTTGGTGGTATGACAAAGGCAATCCAATTAGGCATCCCCAAACGTCGGATTGAAGAAGCCGCGGCTGAACGGCAAATCCGGTTAGATAATCAAGAAGACATTATTGTTGGTGTCAATAAATATCAAAGCGATTCTCAACCTACTGTTGAAATCTTGGAAATCGATACAGATGCCGTCCGAGGCCAACAATTAGAAAACCTGGCAACCATAAAAAAGCAAAGAGATCAAACAGTCGTTGACAAATGTTTGATGGAGCTGCAAGAGGCCGCCAAAGGAAAGGCAAATCTGTTAGAGGCTGCCATTAAGGCCGCCCGAGCTCGGGCCACGTTAGGCGAAATTTCTCTCGCCTTGGAAGACGTATTTGGGCGTTATCAAGCCCCTGTAAAAACCCTGACTGGAGTTTGGCAACGCGCCATGACTGATGATCCAAATTTTAAAGAATTAAAAGATCAAATCAAACAATTTGCAACAGAAAATGGCCGTCAACCGCGAATTCTTTTGACAAAATTGGGTCAGGATGGACATGATCGCGGCATTAAAATTATTGCCACTGCCTTTGCGGATGCTGGCTTTGATGTGGATCTTGCTCCACTCTTTCTCACGCCTGGCGAAGCAGCCAAACAAGCCATTGAGAACGACGTCCATGTGGTCGGGATTTCATCTTTGGCGGCAGGTCATAAAACTTTAATCCCATCATTAATTGAGGAGCTTAAAAAAGCAGGCGCCGATGATATTAAAGTCATTTGCGGGGGAATTTTACCTCCGCAAGACCATCAATATCTGTTAGATGCGGGAGTGACGGCACTATTTACCCCAGGCTCCTCTTTACTGGATGTGGTTCGTAAAACTCTTGCGGTAATTTAG
- a CDS encoding (deoxy)nucleoside triphosphate pyrophosphohydrolase encodes MKHLTVVALALENDGGEILIVQRPETTYYPFYWEFPGGKIEPNETPEQALCREIFEEIDLIINVGDLTPLRFATHLYPHAHVTILLFSCKKWTGEIKLKEGQPGYQWVKANKIKDLKMPEGNYKILDVFC; translated from the coding sequence ATGAAACATCTAACCGTGGTCGCCCTGGCTTTAGAAAATGATGGCGGCGAAATTTTAATTGTACAACGTCCCGAAACAACTTATTATCCCTTTTATTGGGAATTTCCAGGCGGGAAAATTGAACCAAATGAAACACCCGAACAAGCCCTCTGCCGCGAGATTTTTGAAGAAATTGACCTTATAATCAATGTTGGTGATCTAACCCCCCTTCGCTTTGCCACCCATCTCTATCCTCATGCCCATGTGACGATTCTTTTGTTTTCCTGTAAAAAATGGACGGGCGAGATTAAGTTAAAAGAAGGACAGCCTGGCTATCAATGGGTGAAAGCAAACAAAATCAAAGACCTAAAAATGCCTGAGGGAAATTATAAGATTTTAGATGTTTTTTGTTAA
- a CDS encoding alpha/beta hydrolase → MIVLVGPTVSPKSGEKPEQLVVFLHGYGADGANLIDIADYWADLLPTAEFIAPNAIEPCEMGFGYQWFGLQDFSPFNIRAGLDRATPIIVKQLKIWLHERNLTPADLCLVGFSQGTMMALDIMFHLQGVKAVVGYSGAFYPPIGNLLKAPYPKIFLAHGDMDTVVPYLAFVEAVRNLQKFSITPATYTSHGLGHSINGEGLNRGGQFLVESLSATDSVILT, encoded by the coding sequence GTGATCGTGTTGGTTGGTCCCACTGTATCTCCCAAAAGCGGAGAAAAGCCAGAGCAATTGGTTGTTTTTCTTCATGGTTATGGGGCGGATGGTGCTAATTTAATAGACATTGCAGACTACTGGGCCGACCTTTTGCCAACTGCTGAATTTATTGCACCGAATGCCATTGAACCCTGTGAAATGGGTTTTGGGTATCAGTGGTTTGGGTTACAAGATTTCTCTCCTTTCAATATTCGCGCTGGGCTTGATCGAGCCACCCCCATCATTGTTAAACAATTGAAAATTTGGTTACATGAACGGAATCTGACACCGGCGGACCTTTGCTTAGTGGGTTTTTCTCAAGGGACAATGATGGCTCTCGATATTATGTTCCATTTACAAGGGGTTAAAGCTGTTGTGGGGTACTCTGGGGCATTTTATCCGCCAATTGGCAATCTGCTCAAAGCCCCTTATCCGAAGATTTTTCTTGCTCATGGTGACATGGATACGGTGGTTCCGTATCTGGCGTTTGTAGAAGCTGTAAGAAATTTACAGAAATTTAGTATTACTCCTGCTACATATACAAGTCACGGTTTAGGTCATAGTATCAATGGAGAAGGACTAAACCGTGGTGGACAGTTTTTGGTAGAGAGTTTGTCAGCAACAGACTCAGTTATATTGACTTAA